The sequence below is a genomic window from Candidatus Sungiibacteriota bacterium.
ATTAATAACCCGCTCGCCGCCCTTATCTGCCCGTACAAGCTGCTCCACGCTGCAGCACTCCGGCGTAGCGTACTCAACGTTGCCGGCATCAAGATAAAGCGCGCCGCCGGTTGAACCTAACCAAAAGTCTTTTCCGGCGTCCCCCATCAAAAAAAGTTTCTTGACTGCGGGTGGACAGCCATCGTCTGCAAGAGAGATAATCTGATGTACTGGTTTAAAAAAATACATGTCCACCTTTACCATACTTGAAAACCTGTTCTTGTTGTTTTTTGTACGTACTGCGGTCAGGCTATACTCGGTCTCAATACCCATGGGGCGACGTTTCATCCATAACCCTAACTTAAAGATCTACGACAACTATAACAGGTCTATGCAGAAAATTAACGTTGACTTGGGAGAGAAAACGGGTTATGCTGATTTCAAACCAGCTCTTTAAATTTAGACGGACGGAGGTCGTGTGGCTCGGTGGCTAAAAAAAATATTTCTGGGGATAGGCGGTATAACTATTCTGTTTTTTCTGGGCTTAGGTGTGATCACACTGCTTCTTTATCTAAAGGGGTTTTTTGAATCGCCTAACCTCTCACGCCTTCAAGATACGCGTGGCGCCAGCATTGTTTATGACTCGGAGGGCAACGCTCTAAAAGAATTTTGCTTGTATTGTCGCGAAGTAATACCGCTGGAGGATATGGGGCTTTTTCCAAAACTTGCGGTGGCGGTTGAGGACCGACATTTTTGGAGTTTCTGGAGAGAAATTTCGCCCTTTGATTTTTTGGCGGTCCTGCGCGCGTTTTGGCATAACCTGAAAGAGGGCGGCATAACCCAAGGCGGATCTACTATTACCCAACAACTGGCACGCATTCTTTTTGCAGAAGAGGAGCTGGAACGTGAATGGGAGAGCGGAAAGTTATCCGACAAACTTTGGCGCAAGGCCCGCGAAGCGTATCTTGCCACCATTCTGCAGTGGCGCATAGACAGGAAAAAAATTCTTGAGACCTACCTGAACACCGTATATTGCGGCAACAGCAGATACGGCGTAAAGTCATGCAGCCGGTTTTATTTTGATAAAGACCCCAAAGATTTACAACTCATTGAGGCCTTAACCGTTGCCGGTCTTTGGAGGAATCCCAACGCGTCGCCATTCCACGATGAAGAAAAAGCACTTAAACTTAGAAACCGCGCGCTGCAGCAAATCGCTAACCAAGACCTCATCAGCGAAGAAGAAAAACTAAGACTGGAGCGGGAGAAACTTCCTACTAAAAAAACCAAAGATCCGTGCTGGAGCGCTCCGCACTTCACGGAATTTATCAGACGCCAGATTATAGAAGAACAAAAATTTGTTGATCAGGGAATAAGGGTTTACTCTACTCTGGAAAACGGATGGCAAAAAGCGGCTTGCGAGGCGTTGGAAGCGTCGCTGGAGGCCATGAAGCAAAGAAACCCGGAATTAAAAAACGATCTCTGGGGATCCGCCTTTCTTATAGATGTGAGAACGGGGGCAATTGAAGTCTGGGCACAATATCCTACGTTCAAAGAAAATGAATTTCTACTGAACCAAAGTGCACGGCAAACCGGTTCTGCTTTCAAGCCCTTTTTTTATGCCGCCTGGATTGCGCTGCGAGGAGGAAGACTTAGCCATCAAGATGAGGGGGAAGGACCGGCAGAGTTGGATGACTCCTATATGTCTCACGACGGAAAATCAGCTATTTATATACCAATGGGCAGGAAAAAACCTCCGCATTTTCTGCAAAACTTCCCCTATGAGGGTCTTCCGCGTTATATAGGCATTACCGAACCAATAAACTGTATTGCCCAATCCCGAAACGTATGCACCTTGAGCGGCATACGGGGTGTCCGGGGCTCAAGAGTTTTGTTTCGGCATCGCATCACCAAGGAAGAGTTAATAGAATTTTCTTTGGGGTTGGGAATAAATTTCCCGGTGATATCACCAGAGACAGCTATTCAGCAAGGGATAGCAACCGTTGATCCGGAACTGACCAAACATCTTGGAATCTCCCCCTACACCATTGACCCGGGTCTTACTCTGCCCATTGGGTCAGTAGAGGTATCGCTTTGGGATATGGTTAAGGCCATGGCGGCTCTTGGTGGAAACATGGTTGAACCCTATGCAGTTGGAAGCGCTTACGACGCCTCCGGCAAACTTATTTTTGAGAAAGAACTGGAAGCGCCGTATCAACCACTGGACGATGAGACAACTTATGCCATAATACGGGGCTTACGTTCCACTGTTGAACTTCCTCACGGGACCGGAAAAAAGGCCAAGGAAGAACTTAATTTTCAGATAATGGGAAAAACAGGAACGGCTAACCGCGTAAATCCCGAAACCGGTGAGGTGGAAACAACAGATAACTGGTTTATCGGCTGCACTCCTCAAAAGTGTATGGGGATCTGGATCGGCCGTGAAAAAAAGTTGCCCCTGAAAACTACTTTTCAGAACGGCCAGAAAATTCAGGAGACTGGCGGACGCAATGCTCTACCCATATTCATCAAAACGATGGGGACTGTGTACGAGACAGAACCTATAGAGAATTTCCCGGAAGCAACCGATCCGCTTAAACCGTTTCGTCCTTCGGAATATAAATACACTTATGAAAATGGGGCTATGCCCGAAAACAATGATTATTAAAAGGTCTGGGTTGCCAGACCTTTTTATACTGATATAGTATATGGAAAGCTTGAGAACTTGGGGTGGCCAAAGATGTTCGGAGCACTATGGGTAAAACTTCTTCTGTCGCTCGTTTTTGTTTTGTCCGTGGCCACCGATTTACAGGCCTCAACTTATTCGGTCCTTGAAAAAGTTAAAGAAGCCAAGAACGTGCTCGCTCCCTATCAACCGAGATTTAAACTTTTATATACCAACGCCCCAAAAACAAAAAAGAAACGTACCCAAAAGAAAATTCCTTATGCGCTGGAAAGAGAAGTTGCCCTGATTGGTCTTAATATGAAAGACGGAACTCTGCGTAGATTTGATTTTAGCGAAACCGTAACGCTTGACCCCAAAAAACGACCAAAAGTGACACCGCCGCAAGTCATTGCCAGCAACGACGAGTGCGCAGTTATCTGGCGCGG
It includes:
- a CDS encoding penicillin-binding protein — its product is MARWLKKIFLGIGGITILFFLGLGVITLLLYLKGFFESPNLSRLQDTRGASIVYDSEGNALKEFCLYCREVIPLEDMGLFPKLAVAVEDRHFWSFWREISPFDFLAVLRAFWHNLKEGGITQGGSTITQQLARILFAEEELEREWESGKLSDKLWRKAREAYLATILQWRIDRKKILETYLNTVYCGNSRYGVKSCSRFYFDKDPKDLQLIEALTVAGLWRNPNASPFHDEEKALKLRNRALQQIANQDLISEEEKLRLEREKLPTKKTKDPCWSAPHFTEFIRRQIIEEQKFVDQGIRVYSTLENGWQKAACEALEASLEAMKQRNPELKNDLWGSAFLIDVRTGAIEVWAQYPTFKENEFLLNQSARQTGSAFKPFFYAAWIALRGGRLSHQDEGEGPAELDDSYMSHDGKSAIYIPMGRKKPPHFLQNFPYEGLPRYIGITEPINCIAQSRNVCTLSGIRGVRGSRVLFRHRITKEELIEFSLGLGINFPVISPETAIQQGIATVDPELTKHLGISPYTIDPGLTLPIGSVEVSLWDMVKAMAALGGNMVEPYAVGSAYDASGKLIFEKELEAPYQPLDDETTYAIIRGLRSTVELPHGTGKKAKEELNFQIMGKTGTANRVNPETGEVETTDNWFIGCTPQKCMGIWIGREKKLPLKTTFQNGQKIQETGGRNALPIFIKTMGTVYETEPIENFPEATDPLKPFRPSEYKYTYENGAMPENNDY